A window of the Blattabacterium cuenoti genome harbors these coding sequences:
- the purE gene encoding 5-(carboxyamino)imidazole ribonucleotide mutase: protein MKVAIFLGSISDKSIMKNAIEVLNIFRITYKCYIISAHRLPDILSDTIIKIENEKTEVIIAGAGLSAHLPGIISSKTIIPVIGVPIFNPSSINNFLGGIDALSSITQMPNGVPIAAVGINNSYNAALLSVHMLSIKYIDLKKSLKKFRYYNRKKLKNKIEQNL, encoded by the coding sequence ATGAAAGTAGCAATATTTCTTGGAAGTATTTCTGATAAATCTATAATGAAAAATGCGATAGAAGTACTAAATATATTTCGTATAACTTATAAATGTTATATAATTTCTGCTCATAGATTACCTGATATATTATCAGATACAATAATAAAAATAGAAAATGAAAAAACAGAAGTAATTATAGCAGGAGCTGGATTATCAGCTCATTTACCTGGAATAATATCATCTAAAACTATAATTCCAGTAATAGGCGTTCCAATATTTAATCCTTCTTCTATAAACAATTTTTTAGGAGGAATTGATGCTTTATCATCTATTACACAAATGCCTAATGGAGTTCCTATTGCTGCAGTTGGTATAAATAATTCATATAATGCTGCTTTATTATCTGTACATATGTTATCTATTAAATATATAGATTTGAAAAAATCATTAAAAAAATTTAGATACTATAATAGAAAAAAACTGAAAAATAAAATAGAACAAAATTTATAA
- the purC gene encoding phosphoribosylaminoimidazolesuccinocarboxamide synthase, with protein MNSSNIKKIDILSEGKTKKVYTTNDPLKVIIHYKDDLTAFNGLKKIFLPNKGIINNDITTLVFKFLNYYGIKTHFIQKINNREQLCQKVKIIPLEFVYRNIVTGSLSKRLGIKHGKKINEGIIEIFYKNDKLKDPLINDNHAVFLEIITYNELNFIYSIIKNINNILKTYFLNRNIILVDFKIEFGKNNKNEIILSDEITPDTCRFWDEKTMEKLDKDLFRMKLKKKEKIIEHYMEILKRLNK; from the coding sequence ATGAATAGTTCTAATATAAAAAAAATTGATATACTTTCAGAAGGAAAAACTAAAAAAGTATATACAACTAATGATCCATTAAAAGTTATAATTCATTACAAAGATGATTTAACCGCTTTCAATGGATTAAAAAAAATATTTTTACCAAATAAAGGTATCATTAATAATGATATTACTACATTAGTGTTTAAATTTCTTAATTATTATGGAATTAAAACTCATTTTATACAAAAAATAAATAATAGAGAACAATTATGTCAAAAAGTTAAAATAATTCCTTTAGAATTTGTATATCGTAATATTGTTACTGGAAGTTTATCTAAAAGATTAGGTATAAAACATGGTAAAAAAATAAATGAAGGTATAATTGAAATATTTTATAAAAACGATAAATTAAAAGATCCATTAATTAATGATAATCATGCAGTTTTTTTAGAAATAATTACTTATAATGAACTAAATTTTATCTATTCTATTATAAAAAATATAAATAATATACTTAAAACATATTTTTTAAATAGAAATATTATATTAGTAGACTTTAAAATTGAATTTGGAAAGAATAACAAAAATGAAATTATACTTTCTGATGAAATTACTCCAGATACGTGTCGTTTTTGGGATGAAAAAACAATGGAAAAATTAGACAAAGATTTATTTAGAATGAAATTGAAAAAAAAAGAAAAAATAATTGAACATTACATGGAAATATTAAAAAGACTAAATAAATAA
- the purF gene encoding amidophosphoribosyltransferase — MDKFHEECGIFGIYSTFKINTFSLIQSGLFALQHRGQEACGFSTLRDGEILSYKDEGFVLDFFQKILKYKCYKGNAVIGHTRYSTAGGQSKKNIQPFFGNNSKGKCVISIVHNGNLINARNIRKNLEDKGVNFISEYSDSEVILHLIQKNLLKYNNDLEKSIINISSNIKGAYSVIVLINNKIAAFRDPNGIRPLCYGLLDEQTYIFSSETCGIDSVGGIYIRDLFPGEIIIIENKTIKFSMIEKIENTKKRICSFEYIYFSRPDSLIENTNVYKVREKSGEKLYEQHPVKADVVIGVPDSGVPAAIGYSKASGIPFKPILIKNKYIGRSFILPNKEIREKMVNLKLNPILHEIKDKRIIIIDDSIVRGTTIARLIYILRKSGAKELHFRSASPPIIAPCYLGVNTPKKKDLFSYKNINKNDIIKILNLDSIEFLSMDNLINILGGKSHCFGCFTGLYPV, encoded by the coding sequence TTGGATAAATTTCATGAAGAATGCGGAATATTTGGAATTTATTCTACATTCAAAATAAATACTTTTTCATTAATCCAATCTGGATTATTTGCATTACAACATAGAGGACAAGAAGCTTGTGGATTTTCTACTTTACGAGATGGAGAAATTTTGTCTTATAAAGATGAAGGGTTTGTTTTAGATTTTTTTCAAAAAATATTAAAATATAAATGTTATAAGGGAAATGCTGTAATAGGACACACTCGTTATTCTACAGCAGGAGGTCAAAGCAAAAAAAATATACAACCATTTTTTGGAAATAATTCAAAAGGAAAATGTGTTATATCTATAGTTCATAATGGAAATTTAATCAATGCTAGAAATATACGTAAAAATTTAGAAGATAAAGGAGTTAATTTTATTTCTGAATATTCAGACTCAGAAGTAATATTACACTTAATTCAAAAAAATTTATTAAAATATAATAATGATTTAGAAAAATCAATTATAAATATATCATCTAATATTAAAGGAGCTTATTCTGTTATTGTATTAATAAATAACAAAATAGCAGCATTTAGAGATCCTAATGGAATAAGACCTTTATGTTATGGATTATTAGATGAACAAACTTATATTTTTAGTTCTGAAACTTGTGGAATAGATTCTGTAGGAGGTATATATATTAGAGATTTATTTCCAGGAGAAATAATAATTATTGAGAATAAAACAATTAAATTTTCTATGATAGAAAAAATAGAAAATACAAAAAAAAGAATATGTTCATTTGAATATATTTATTTTTCTAGACCTGATTCTTTAATTGAAAATACAAATGTTTATAAAGTTAGAGAAAAAAGTGGGGAAAAACTTTATGAACAACATCCAGTAAAAGCAGATGTAGTTATCGGTGTACCTGATTCAGGAGTACCTGCTGCTATAGGTTATTCTAAAGCTTCAGGTATCCCATTTAAACCTATTTTAATAAAAAATAAATATATTGGTAGATCTTTCATTCTTCCTAATAAAGAAATACGTGAAAAAATGGTTAATTTAAAACTGAACCCTATTTTACACGAAATAAAAGATAAAAGAATTATCATAATTGATGATTCCATAGTTCGTGGAACTACCATTGCAAGATTAATTTATATTTTAAGAAAATCAGGAGCTAAAGAATTACATTTTAGAAGCGCTTCTCCACCAATTATAGCTCCATGTTATTTAGGAGTTAACACTCCAAAAAAAAAAGATTTATTTTCATATAAAAATATTAATAAAAATGATATTATAAAAATTTTAAATCTAGATAGCATAGAATTTTTAAGTATGGATAATTTAATAAACATATTAGGAGGAAAAAGTCATTGTTTTGGATGTTTTACTGGATTATATCCAGTATGA
- the purM gene encoding phosphoribosylformylglycinamidine cyclo-ligase — translation MKKNDNLICNIEKIIEKTYNKNVLSKLNDFSGLYKIIKSKFIDPIIVSSTDGVGTKIFLAINYKKYEIIGKDCFAMCINDILCHGATSLFFLDYIACNKINSYIIEKIIHGITYSCKKTNTCFIGGETAEMSGLYPNNGYDIAGFCVGIVEKNCIINGKNLIKENDIIIGIPSSGVHSNGFSIIRNIFSHKDLQKSFNKKPLYESFLIPTKIYYNLIHIIIKKIPIHGIAHITGGGIYQNLSRIIPKGLSAIVKKKNIPTQPIFSFIKEKGNLSDKVMWNTFNMGVGLIIISSYIYKDKVLQELISINEKPFIIGNIIKTNNKSNKKVFLE, via the coding sequence ATGAAAAAAAATGATAATCTTATATGCAATATAGAAAAAATTATAGAAAAAACTTACAATAAAAATGTTTTAAGTAAATTAAATGATTTTTCTGGACTATATAAAATAATTAAAAGTAAGTTTATAGATCCTATTATAGTTTCTAGCACTGATGGAGTTGGAACAAAAATTTTTTTAGCTATAAATTATAAAAAATATGAAATAATTGGAAAAGACTGCTTTGCTATGTGTATAAATGATATATTATGTCATGGAGCCACTTCTTTATTCTTTTTGGATTATATTGCTTGTAATAAAATCAATTCATATATTATAGAAAAAATAATTCATGGAATAACTTATTCATGTAAAAAAACTAATACATGTTTTATTGGAGGAGAAACAGCAGAAATGTCAGGATTATATCCAAATAATGGATATGATATTGCTGGTTTTTGTGTGGGTATTGTAGAAAAAAATTGTATTATAAATGGTAAAAATTTAATAAAAGAAAATGATATCATTATAGGAATTCCATCATCAGGAGTTCATAGCAATGGTTTTTCCATAATAAGAAATATATTTTCACATAAAGATTTACAAAAATCTTTTAATAAAAAACCTCTTTATGAATCATTTTTAATTCCAACAAAAATTTATTATAACTTAATTCATATTATAATAAAAAAAATTCCTATACATGGAATTGCTCATATTACAGGAGGAGGTATATATCAAAATTTATCTAGAATTATACCAAAAGGATTATCTGCTATAGTTAAAAAAAAAAATATTCCTACTCAACCAATTTTTTCTTTTATAAAAGAAAAAGGAAATTTATCTGATAAAGTTATGTGGAATACTTTTAATATGGGAGTTGGATTGATTATTATATCCTCTTATATTTATAAAGATAAAGTCTTACAAGAACTTATTTCTATTAATGAAAAACCATTTATAATTGGAAATATTATAAAAACAAATAACAAAAGTAACAAAAAAGTTTTTTTAGAATAA
- a CDS encoding formyltransferase family protein, with translation MIKKIAILVSGNGTNMKHILHSINNGYLSNFKIDLVISDRKCKAIQFSIQNGINSFCLKKNKFLSHNIDKILIKYNPYIVILSGFLSILNENFCKKWINKVINIHPSLLPKYGGIGMYGNKVHKLVIKNKDKISGATVHYVTKDIDLGDIIIKKSCKISSIETINSLSNKVSMIEKKILIESIKNL, from the coding sequence ATGATAAAAAAAATAGCAATATTAGTTTCTGGAAATGGAACTAACATGAAGCATATTTTACATTCTATTAATAATGGATATTTATCAAATTTTAAAATTGATTTGGTAATTTCTGATAGAAAATGTAAAGCTATACAATTTTCAATACAAAATGGAATAAATTCATTTTGTTTAAAAAAAAATAAATTTTTATCACATAATATAGATAAAATACTAATAAAATATAATCCATATATAGTAATATTATCTGGATTTTTATCCATATTAAACGAAAATTTTTGCAAAAAATGGATAAATAAAGTTATTAATATACATCCTTCTTTATTACCTAAATATGGAGGAATAGGAATGTATGGAAATAAAGTACATAAATTAGTAATAAAAAATAAAGATAAAATATCTGGAGCTACAGTACATTATGTAACAAAGGATATTGATTTAGGAGATATAATTATAAAAAAATCCTGTAAAATATCTTCTATAGAAACAATTAATTCTTTATCTAATAAAGTTTCTATGATAGAAAAGAAAATATTAATTGAATCAATAAAAAATTTATAA
- the purH gene encoding bifunctional phosphoribosylaminoimidazolecarboxamide formyltransferase/IMP cyclohydrolase: MKKALVSVYNKNEKLLEFVSFLIEKKYKIISTNGTYQYLLKNGLHTIEISSITSFPDILDGRIKTIHPYIYGGILVNRSNKKQIKSIKNYNIDLIDIVLTDFYPFIEKIKNKSIDIKSMIEFIDIGGPSLLRSAAKNFLYVTPIIDINDFKLIKNEIEENKSISIKIRKKLAGKAFNFTSNYDAVISNYLLKEEKFPTYINFSYKKKMNLIYGENPHQKAAFYINNIQKGAMCNINQLHGNPISFNNIKDMDIAWKIISQFSPNIPTCCTVKHSTPCGVANGKDIIEAFQKTYYADPISSFGGVIAFNTKVTEKLAKEINRIFLEVVIASDYDKKAINILKMKKSLRTIIINNSISDITECVQVDGGFLMQETDYSLNKKEEDSYKIVTEKKFSDQEIKSLFFAQKVVKYVKSNAIVIAKGTQTLGISGGQTNRIWAARQAINRALKKNKKGLVLVSDAFFPFRDVVDEAAQSKCICAILQPGGSIRDEESIKACNSYGIAMAFTGKRYFKH, encoded by the coding sequence ATGAAAAAAGCTTTAGTTAGTGTTTATAATAAAAACGAAAAATTGTTAGAATTTGTTTCTTTTTTAATTGAAAAAAAATATAAAATTATATCTACTAATGGTACTTATCAATATTTATTGAAAAATGGATTACATACTATAGAAATTTCTTCTATAACATCATTCCCTGATATTTTAGATGGTAGAATAAAAACTATACATCCATATATATATGGTGGTATATTAGTTAATAGATCTAATAAAAAACAAATAAAATCTATTAAAAATTATAATATAGATTTAATTGATATAGTATTAACAGATTTTTATCCTTTTATTGAAAAAATAAAAAATAAATCTATTGATATAAAATCAATGATAGAATTTATAGATATTGGAGGACCATCATTACTTAGATCTGCTGCAAAAAATTTTCTTTACGTTACACCTATTATAGACATTAATGATTTTAAATTAATTAAAAATGAAATAGAAGAAAATAAATCTATTTCCATAAAAATAAGAAAAAAATTAGCAGGTAAAGCATTTAATTTTACATCAAATTATGATGCAGTAATTTCTAACTATTTATTAAAAGAAGAAAAATTTCCCACTTATATAAATTTTTCTTATAAAAAAAAAATGAATTTAATATATGGAGAAAATCCTCATCAAAAAGCAGCATTTTATATAAATAATATACAAAAAGGAGCTATGTGTAATATAAATCAATTACATGGAAACCCTATTTCTTTTAATAATATAAAGGATATGGATATAGCATGGAAAATTATTTCTCAATTTTCACCTAATATTCCTACTTGTTGTACAGTAAAACATTCTACACCATGTGGTGTAGCAAATGGAAAAGATATTATTGAAGCATTTCAAAAAACATATTATGCAGACCCAATTTCATCATTTGGAGGTGTAATTGCTTTTAATACTAAAGTTACAGAAAAATTAGCCAAAGAAATTAACAGAATTTTTTTAGAAGTTGTAATTGCATCAGATTATGATAAAAAGGCTATTAACATATTAAAAATGAAAAAAAGTTTAAGGACTATTATTATAAATAATTCTATTTCAGATATTACAGAATGTGTTCAAGTAGATGGAGGATTTCTTATGCAAGAAACAGATTATTCTTTAAATAAAAAAGAAGAAGATAGTTATAAAATTGTTACTGAAAAAAAATTTTCTGACCAAGAAATAAAATCTTTATTTTTTGCTCAAAAAGTAGTAAAATATGTAAAATCTAACGCCATTGTTATTGCAAAAGGAACACAAACTTTAGGAATATCTGGAGGACAAACTAATAGAATTTGGGCCGCTCGTCAAGCTATAAATAGAGCATTAAAAAAAAATAAAAAGGGATTAGTTCTTGTATCAGATGCATTTTTTCCTTTTAGAGATGTTGTAGATGAAGCGGCTCAATCTAAATGTATATGTGCTATTTTACAACCAGGTGGTTCTATACGAGATGAAGAGTCTATAAAAGCATGTAATAGTTATGGAATAGCTATGGCTTTTACTGGAAAAAGATATTTTAAACATTGA
- the purD gene encoding phosphoribosylamine--glycine ligase, with protein MKILILGSGGREHAIAKKLLEDNPYINLYFYPGNGGTSLIGKNIGNNYSISDLAFFSKKNNIDTTIVGSEFFLMQKIVDLFNFYKLNIIGPKYLSAKLEGDRIFAKSFMKKYGICTPKYEIFNSYNDAISFVKKNKKFPLVIKTNGLAYGKGVIITHNESDSNNELKNIMIEQKFGKSGNKIIIEEYLEGKEVSIISIFNRKKIIPFLSSRDYKKVEENDMGLNTGGMGSIVPNPYMNNFLFNDFKNNILEPTLDGLITEKLEFFGFLYFGLMIYKNKMYLLEYNTRMGDPEAQSLFPLMKNNFLNILKSCFYGNDISIKWKNCSSCCVVLSSKGYPKKYKKGNIIKGLKYLKEPFYIAGAEKLNEKWITSGGRVLNIVGISNNIENSRKIAYKKVKKIQFDNIYYRKDIGLI; from the coding sequence ATGAAAATTTTAATTTTAGGTAGTGGAGGGAGAGAACATGCTATTGCAAAAAAATTATTAGAGGATAATCCATATATTAATTTATATTTTTACCCTGGAAATGGAGGAACAAGTTTAATAGGAAAAAATATAGGAAATAATTATTCTATATCAGATTTAGCTTTTTTTTCTAAAAAAAATAATATAGATACTACTATAGTAGGATCTGAATTTTTTCTTATGCAAAAAATAGTAGATTTATTCAATTTTTATAAATTGAATATAATTGGACCTAAATATTTATCAGCTAAATTAGAAGGGGATAGAATTTTTGCAAAATCTTTTATGAAAAAGTATGGAATATGTACTCCAAAATATGAAATATTTAATTCTTATAATGATGCTATTTCTTTTGTAAAAAAAAATAAAAAATTTCCATTAGTTATTAAAACAAATGGATTAGCATATGGAAAAGGTGTTATTATAACTCATAATGAATCAGATTCTAATAATGAATTAAAAAATATTATGATAGAACAAAAATTTGGTAAATCTGGTAATAAAATTATTATAGAAGAATATTTAGAAGGAAAAGAAGTTTCTATCATATCTATTTTTAATAGAAAAAAAATAATACCATTTTTATCTTCCAGAGATTATAAGAAAGTAGAAGAAAATGATATGGGATTAAATACTGGAGGAATGGGATCTATTGTTCCAAATCCTTATATGAATAATTTTCTTTTTAATGATTTTAAAAATAATATATTAGAACCTACTTTAGATGGATTAATAACAGAAAAATTAGAATTTTTTGGTTTTTTATATTTTGGACTAATGATATATAAAAACAAAATGTATTTACTAGAGTATAATACTAGAATGGGTGATCCAGAAGCTCAATCTCTATTTCCATTAATGAAAAATAATTTTTTAAATATATTAAAATCTTGTTTTTATGGAAATGATATTTCCATAAAATGGAAAAATTGTAGTTCTTGTTGCGTTGTTTTATCATCTAAAGGGTATCCAAAAAAATACAAAAAAGGAAATATTATAAAAGGATTAAAATATTTAAAAGAACCTTTTTATATAGCAGGAGCTGAAAAATTAAATGAAAAATGGATTACATCAGGAGGTCGTGTTTTAAATATAGTAGGTATTAGTAATAATATTGAAAATTCTAGAAAAATAGCATATAAAAAAGTTAAAAAAATTCAATTTGATAATATTTATTATAGAAAAGATATAGGATTAATTTGA
- the guaA gene encoding glutamine-hydrolyzing GMP synthase produces MKKNLIIILDFGSQYSYMIARRIRDLGVYSLLYPYNISKSKILSKCPSGIILSGGPFSVYKTNSLLISKNIFSLGIPILGICYGMQLISFLLGGKIGPSNYREYGKSLLEIIDKNHPLFLGINKNNIVVWMSHFDEIKKIPKEFNIIGKTSSCPVAAISNNKKMIYAVQFHPEVNNTEYGKLILENFVIQICKCNYNWKLTNVVNNIINDIKKTVSNKKVILGFSGGLDSFVTAYLSYKAIGKQLNCIFIDTGLFPKEEKKIIINICKHMNLPIKVINAKENFLSKLIGIKNPEKKRKIIGKEFINLFQKESKKIGNIEFLIQGTIYSDIIESSKKLNNNFIKSHHNVGGLPKFRKLKIIEPLKKLFKDEVRTIGKLLGVPGIILYKHPFPGPGISIRIIGKINKNKISIIKKADSILFQELNSYNIYNTISQAFIILLSTKSVGIMGDKRTYEYTAVLRSVNTKDFMTATFSHLSYEFLEKISNRIINEVNGINRVLYDISSKPPSTIEWE; encoded by the coding sequence ATGAAAAAAAATTTAATTATTATTCTAGATTTTGGATCTCAATATAGCTATATGATTGCAAGAAGAATAAGAGATTTAGGTGTATATTCCTTATTATATCCTTATAATATATCAAAATCTAAAATATTATCAAAATGTCCTAGTGGAATAATTTTATCAGGAGGACCTTTTTCTGTTTATAAAACAAATTCTTTGTTAATATCTAAAAATATTTTTTCATTAGGAATACCTATACTTGGAATTTGTTATGGTATGCAATTAATTTCATTTTTGTTAGGTGGAAAAATAGGTCCTTCTAATTATAGAGAATATGGAAAATCTTTATTAGAAATAATAGATAAAAATCATCCATTATTTTTAGGAATTAATAAAAATAATATTGTAGTATGGATGAGTCATTTTGATGAAATAAAAAAAATTCCTAAAGAATTTAATATAATAGGTAAAACTTCATCTTGTCCAGTAGCAGCTATATCTAACAATAAAAAAATGATTTATGCTGTACAATTTCATCCAGAAGTAAATAACACAGAATATGGAAAATTAATATTAGAAAATTTTGTTATACAAATTTGCAAATGTAATTATAATTGGAAATTAACTAATGTTGTAAATAATATAATAAATGATATTAAAAAAACAGTTTCTAATAAAAAAGTTATATTAGGATTTTCTGGAGGATTAGACTCTTTTGTAACAGCATATCTAAGTTATAAAGCTATTGGTAAACAATTAAATTGTATTTTTATAGATACTGGACTTTTTCCAAAAGAAGAAAAAAAAATAATTATTAATATTTGTAAACATATGAATTTACCAATTAAAGTAATTAATGCTAAAGAAAATTTTTTATCAAAATTAATTGGAATTAAAAATCCAGAAAAAAAAAGAAAAATTATAGGAAAAGAATTTATTAATTTATTCCAAAAAGAATCTAAAAAAATAGGTAATATTGAATTTTTAATTCAAGGAACTATTTATTCTGATATTATTGAATCTTCTAAAAAATTAAACAATAATTTTATAAAATCTCATCATAATGTAGGAGGTCTACCTAAATTTAGGAAATTAAAAATTATTGAACCATTAAAAAAATTATTTAAAGATGAGGTTAGAACAATAGGAAAATTACTAGGGGTTCCAGGAATTATATTATATAAACATCCATTTCCAGGACCTGGAATAAGTATTAGAATTATTGGAAAAATAAATAAAAATAAAATATCTATCATAAAAAAAGCAGATAGTATCTTATTCCAAGAATTAAATAGTTATAATATATATAATACAATTAGTCAAGCTTTTATAATATTATTATCTACTAAATCTGTAGGAATAATGGGAGATAAAAGAACATATGAATATACAGCTGTGTTAAGATCAGTTAATACGAAAGATTTTATGACTGCAACTTTTTCACATTTATCTTACGAATTTTTAGAGAAAATATCAAATAGAATAATAAATGAAGTTAATGGAATAAATCGTGTTTTATATGATATATCATCTAAACCTCCATCTACTATTGAATGGGAATAA
- the accD gene encoding acetyl-CoA carboxylase, carboxyltransferase subunit beta produces the protein MVWFLRKKKKILTSIDDRKNLPKGIWYKTPNGKIVDTEKLKKNLYVNPEDGYHVRIHSEEYFKILFDNKKFTEINIKITSKDPVKWKDYKKYTDRIKESIKKTNLYDAIRTVIGKIKGIKVIVSCMDFSFIGGSMGSVVGEKISRAIKCCIEKKIPYVLISKSGGARIMESAFSLMQMAKTIARLTQLKNSGLPYISILTDPTTGGVTASYALLGDINIAEPGALIGFAGPKVIKEVIGKDLPSGFQTSEFLMENGFIDLISSRTKLKENLYKLIYMMT, from the coding sequence ATGGTCTGGTTTTTAAGAAAAAAAAAAAAAATATTAACATCTATAGATGATAGAAAAAATTTACCTAAAGGTATTTGGTATAAAACTCCTAATGGAAAAATAGTAGATACAGAAAAACTGAAAAAAAATCTTTATGTAAACCCAGAAGATGGTTATCATGTTAGAATCCATAGCGAAGAATATTTTAAAATACTTTTTGATAATAAAAAATTTACGGAAATCAATATTAAAATAACAAGTAAAGATCCTGTAAAATGGAAAGATTATAAAAAATATACAGATAGAATAAAAGAATCTATAAAAAAAACGAATTTATATGATGCTATTAGAACTGTAATAGGAAAAATAAAAGGAATAAAAGTAATAGTTTCTTGTATGGATTTTTCTTTTATAGGAGGATCTATGGGGTCTGTAGTAGGAGAAAAAATATCTAGAGCAATAAAATGTTGTATAGAAAAAAAAATTCCATATGTATTAATATCAAAATCCGGTGGAGCAAGAATAATGGAATCTGCATTTTCATTAATGCAAATGGCTAAAACAATTGCAAGATTAACTCAATTAAAAAATTCAGGATTACCATATATATCAATATTAACAGATCCTACCACAGGAGGAGTTACGGCCTCTTATGCATTACTTGGAGATATAAATATAGCAGAACCAGGTGCTTTAATTGGATTTGCAGGACCTAAAGTTATTAAAGAAGTAATTGGTAAAGATTTACCTAGTGGATTTCAAACTTCAGAATTTCTTATGGAAAATGGATTTATAGATTTAATATCTTCCAGAACAAAATTAAAAGAAAATTTGTATAAATTAATTTATATGATGACATAA
- the fbaA gene encoding class II fructose-bisphosphate aldolase produces the protein MSKKFPHGVITGNLVKEIFEYAKQKKFAIPAVNVTGSNTINAAMETASIVNSPIIIQLSNSGSIFNAGIGSTLKNKCKQKSAIKGAISCAMHIHELAELYQSTIILHTDHCSKNFLPWIDGLICANESYYKRFGKTLFSSHMLDLSQEPLKENIEICKKYFERMNKNKMTIEIELGVTGGEEDGIDNSNIDNKKLYSQPEEVFYAYKEMKNISDNFIIAAAFGNVHGVYKPGNVNLRPDILKKSQNYVQKKLNTKKNPISLVFHGGSGSSVYEIQKSIRYGVVKMNIDTDLQYAFTCGVRDYMNKNKDFLKKQVGNPKGENIPNKKYYDPRIWLRNGEEYFKKYLKKYFYLMNNINTL, from the coding sequence ATGTCTAAAAAATTTCCTCATGGAGTAATAACTGGTAATCTTGTTAAAGAAATATTTGAATATGCTAAACAAAAAAAATTCGCTATACCAGCAGTAAACGTTACTGGATCAAATACAATAAATGCTGCTATGGAGACTGCATCAATAGTTAACTCTCCTATCATCATTCAATTATCTAATAGCGGATCTATTTTTAATGCTGGTATTGGATCAACATTAAAAAATAAATGTAAACAAAAATCAGCAATAAAAGGAGCTATATCTTGTGCTATGCATATACATGAATTAGCTGAACTTTATCAGTCTACAATAATACTTCATACAGATCATTGTTCTAAAAATTTTTTACCATGGATAGATGGATTAATTTGCGCTAATGAATCATATTATAAAAGATTTGGTAAAACTTTATTTAGTTCTCATATGCTAGATTTATCACAAGAACCATTAAAAGAAAATATAGAAATTTGTAAAAAATATTTTGAAAGAATGAATAAAAATAAAATGACAATTGAAATAGAACTAGGAGTAACTGGAGGAGAAGAAGATGGAATAGATAATTCAAATATAGATAACAAAAAACTTTATTCTCAACCAGAAGAAGTATTTTATGCTTATAAAGAAATGAAAAATATAAGTGATAATTTTATTATAGCAGCTGCATTTGGAAATGTTCATGGAGTTTATAAGCCAGGAAATGTTAATTTACGTCCTGATATATTAAAAAAATCACAAAATTATGTACAAAAAAAATTAAATACAAAAAAAAATCCAATATCTTTAGTTTTTCATGGAGGATCAGGATCATCTGTATATGAAATACAAAAATCTATTAGATATGGAGTGGTTAAAATGAATATTGATACTGATTTACAATATGCTTTTACTTGTGGAGTAAGAGATTATATGAATAAAAATAAAGATTTTTTAAAAAAACAAGTAGGAAATCCTAAAGGAGAAAACATTCCTAATAAAAAATATTATGATCCTAGAATATGGTTAAGAAATGGAGAAGAATATTTTAAAAAATATTTAAAAAAATATTTTTATTTAATGAATAATATTAATACATTATAA